The genomic region TAACAGTAGGTCAAATTGATTTCTGATCAGGAAGTTGCTTCTTTTTGGGTGTGTAAGAAAGTGGTACTATCTCAATAGGTTGAACTGATTATTAGATTTTACTTTCActtgttttccccattttaacttcttttcaaaatcacattaacacatttctggaaaatattattcaacaattatttctaaaataaacaaaaaagcctTTTAAAAGCAAACCTTTTGAGTTAAAAGCAGAAATTTGAGTATGaacaaaaattctaaaattttgttataaaataaatatttctattctGTCAAAATAGTTTTTCTATAGagaactttgcttttttttttgattaacaGCTGGTCAGATTCCTACCAATATATCTCTggatttttcctcattttaagcACTGCTGATactttttcttcatccttttttaCTATGTGGTCTCTGTTAGAATTTCTGTGGCTTATTTCCTGAAGTTTCTATgtgatatttttataaaacagtGCATTCCTTTGTctgagattttaaaaagcaataatgaTGCCTTAACCTTCAGTACCTCTTACTTTGTAGAATATCATATTTCTAGAAACCCAACAGGTGAGCCTAGCTTGTGATCACTGAGCTGTTCCAATATTTGAACAAAATATTCTCTGAGGACCTATAAAAGATTATGATACTTCAACCTTGAATGTAGCTTTGATGTGACAGCAGTACTCTTTGTGTTCTGGAGGAGCTGAGCTTTTTTTATATATGATTCAAGGCCCTATTcatgcaaaaatttttttaaatgtacaaaaatagcaataaaatgtagtatattcatCCCAACTTAGGCCATTTTTTACTTGATGATGAAAACAGGTCTATTTGACAATCATCAATTGTCCATATAATTAAAGATTTCAAAATTCAGGGAGAATATTAAGAGCTACCTTTTAGGCATTCTTTCTCAGTTGGCTTTCTTAAACCTTTGAGATTTATACAACATCCACagagtaaatataaaagtaatttgGCTTGGCTACATAAATTGCATTATTTAATATAAAGTGTACCAAGCCCCAGCGTGTTGATAAGAACTATTTTTTCTGGTAATATTTTGGCCTGTGGAGAAAGATATAAGGGAAACTGGAAGTGCTTCTGGCTTTCCTCTGGCTGTAATTTGCTCCAAATGTCCTTTTATATGTTTCCTGTGCAGAACAGTTATGTAAGGACAACCATTCTCTGATTTCTGATAACTCACATCATGAACAAACTCACGCATTTGGAAAACAAAAGAGTTCAGAGCCTCTTCACCTTTGGAGTAGACTTAGGTTATTCTCTAATTCATTGTGAGTGATTGACCTAAATGCTTGGTTTCTTTTCTGCGAGCAGAGGAATGCCTTCTCTGAGGCAGATATTGAGAATTAACAAGGCCATGGTGTTTGGAGTATGTATGATATTTTCCTAAATGGAGTtcctgaattttaaaatgctttcactCCCTTATTCTTTCTTGATACATAAAACCCTGAAGTAAAGACTGGAATTATTATACCATtttaaaggtaaaagaaaaaaaaataataagagttaAAGAGTTGAAGGGCCTTATAAAGCTAATAATGATTGATTAGGAttagaacccaggtcttctgaagTTTACACCAAGAAGCCAAGGTAGAAAGATGTCTTGGTTTGTccggctgctataacaaataccgtAAACTGATTGACTTAAACAGGAATCTATCATCTCATAGTTTaggagtctagaagtccaaaatcaagggatCAGCCTGTTGTCTGATTTGGGCTTCTAGGTGCTTGGCCATGCCATGAGAATGAGTTCAAGGGCATAGTCCAGAGTAAGTAGgcagaaaattaattaaatatacatGCGGAAAAGAAACATGCAAGCATTTTCCTAAAGAAAGAGGTAAGAGGCGAGAGGCCCCAACACTGTGgggcaatctgcttttatagatttttgctccttttgtaatttttattaactatttgactaccctccccttttcctttttttgtagggTGGATGACTCACTCTGGTGGGGTCACTTGGCCCCAGGTGCTATATACTGCTGTTCTCCTCAGAGATATCTTTCTCCTTGTGGCCTGGCCActtcttggaatttgccctttgctcatCAGCCAGCCACCACCCTAATTCTAATGCTGCCTCAGTTTGACCTTGCTTCCTCCAAAGACTGTAGAGTTCTGGTGGTAGCTTGCCTGCAATCAGCAATCCacaactcagtctctgcctccatacAATGGGTGTCTGTCTCCTTCTATCTCCTCctgttccttttccttccttgtccatgtttcctctgtttataaggactccagtcatattggattaagatccTTCTTCATTCAATTTGACCTCTTAGGTTCTCCAAATTTCCTCTATTCAAATGTGTTCCCACCCACAGGAGCAGGGGTTAGAACTTGAGCATGTCTTATGGGGGACATGAGTCAATCCACAACAGATGTGTTCCTGGTATTCTTTAGTtggaatttggaatttttttcttttgaaacacTGCTATAAATTCTTTTAAGTACAGTTGGAATTATCATATAATTCAGGCAAACTGTAATTCAAAATGCCTATCATAATATTAACATGGAAGTGTCTTTCAGCTTACAAGAGgtttaaaatgtaacttttttaaaacactttattaGTAAATTAGGGACTGCCTATGATTAACTTTCAGcaaatgggaaaaattaaaaactgctctTCAGTCAATGGGAGAGAGTAGAATAGGTGGTTTATATGCAGGCAGTGATTATAGAGGTTGATGGGGATCAGGCAGTGTAAAATAGACTTCATTAACAAGCAGATCCCTCAGATGATAGAGAATCTTCTACCTAACGGAGTGCTATAAATTCACTCTTTAAATACCCCATCAACGCGtaacattaacattttttttattaaaaagttgtAATAGAGctcaaaaaataagataaatatctCCATCAGGAACAACAACCAAAAGAATAGAAACACACAGGTGTTAGGGCTGAGACCTCTGGAGAAGAAAGCAGCCAGGGACAGCTGGAAGTTAACTTCCAAAAGTCTTACATCCATGATGGGGGAACTGCACGGTGAGGAACAGAACCAGGCCcaccgtgccagtttgaatgtattgtgtcccccaaatgctattatctttgatgttatcttgtgtgggcaaatgttaccagtgttgattagattgtaattctttgagtgtttctgtgggaatgcgccccacccaactataggggataactctgatgagatatttccatggaggcatggccccacccattcagggtgggccttgatcagtggagccatataaatgagctgacaaacagaaggatctcagtgcagctgtgagggatgttttgaagaggagctacagccaagagggacacttggaagaaagcacaggagctgcagattgagagacagtttgaagacggctgttgaaagcagactcttgctccagagaagctaagagaggacaaataccccaagtgcaactaagagtgacatttttgaggaactgcagcctagagaggaacgtcctgggagaaagccattttgaaactggaactttggagcagacgccagccacatgccttcccagctaacagaggttttccggacaccatcggccatcctccagtgaaggtatccgattgttgatgtgttaccttggacactttatggccttaagactaactgtgtaaccaaataaagcccttttataaaagccaatccatctctggtgttttgcatttcgacagcattagcaaactagaacacccacctaTCAGAGAGGCTGAAATAGCTGAAAGGAAGTGATATGATATAGCCGttaaaaattagttcaaaataaatatgctcaaagagctgaaGAAGTCCATTAAGAAATTTATAACAGCAGCaaagaagagaaggcagaaatgAATAAGGAATAGCaggctaaaaaaaaagaagagaacgTTAGAAAtcctgaaagtaaaaaaaaaaatgtgatattgAGATTAAAAAGTATCACATAGAATAAAATCTGTATAACATTGAAGAAAAATTTAGCTAATTGGAAGATGGTACTCAGGAATTCAAATGAGAAATCAGGAAGGGGATGACAGAAGGAATCTTCTAAAATTCCCATGCCAGTTATCAACGTGTTGCCTCTCAGCTTCCAAATTCACCTTTCAACATATGTTCTGTGAGAATACACAGAATTCCTTCAGGTGCTTCTCCTGTAAAGTGAGTATGGTATTAAGCTTTCTCAGGGGAGGACACTGGAAGGAGGGTATGGTGGCATTAGCCATGTGGATGTGAGGACATCTGGTAGTGCTCCAGTTTAGCCATCAGCCCAGAAAGTGAGATCCTTTGGTGACTTTGCAGCCTTGGCCTGGAAATAACCTTTCCTGGGACTCTAGCCATGGAAACCAGAGCCCCAAAGCCTTCCTGCCTGCACCAAAGACCTCCTGCACACATAATAGGCACCAGGATTTCCTCTGCAGGCTTCCTCCACTCTCCTGTCCCCAGACAGAGGTCTCCCACCCAGCCTCCACCTGCACAACACAGGGTCCCCACTGAGTCTCTACAGGCCCCAACAGCATCCCTGTGGGCCTGATGGTTCCCATCTGTTCTGCACATCTGCACCACTAGCTGCTGATCACCAGCTCCCAACCTGCTCTCTTTCACATGGTCAAGGGGCAAAGATGTTTGCTGGAGCATTATTACTCATGATGACAAAACTGAATAAATCCTGAATTATTCATCAAGGAGGGAAAAGATAAATAATCATGGTATATTCAGGCAATGAAATACAATGGTTAAAAGAACAATATTGAGCTAATAAATAGCATGTTGTAGAACAGTACACAAATCCTAAAAAAACTGAGATATTTATGGACACATTATCTTAAGAAAAGTGTAAAGCCTGGTACAACTAGGGTCCAAGTTCATAATAGAGGTTGCCTTTGgcaaaaaatggaaggaaataagaCTATTAAGAAGGGGGATATCGTAGACACTATCATTATCTgttatggtttatatttttttaaagaagaaaatatgtgaGGCAAAATCACAAAGTATTTGTTCATGGCTGTTTATTCTGGGTAATAAGGACATGTTGCTTGTAaagtgataaaaaagttttgaaaagagACAGGATTGAATGGCTGGGTCATGCTGACTTTCAGATTGATGACCAAGTACCTTCAGTTTCCAGGCCCCTAAATGTCTTAAGCTCAGTTAGATTTTTATTTCTGCACCACAGGGTATTTTGTTTTAGAATGTCTTTTAGAGTTTGGTGCTGAGGAAAGGGGATTAGGAGTTCATATATGCAGGCCACATACCATTTTTCCTGCTTTCCATGGTATCAGCTATGACTGGAGTGGCAAAAAGGTTGAATGGAAGCTGTCTTTGAAATTGTTGGGTGAAATTCAAGAGTAGCAAATTTGGATAGCCTGGTGGGTTCAGTTTAGAGGAAACACTTTTAATAATTGTGAATTGTATTCAATGTCAGCACAAACAtgtattttgagaaataaaatggtTAGAGAATAAGAATTACAAATggattatgtatatatacatatattgttttatttctaaaaatatcaaaaacacaaaacaaccctaagtttatgaaatttataaaatataacaagTATAGATATCCTTTAACCTACAAATGGGATACATATAGATATGCATTTATTTGGTTTAATGTCAGTTATCTGGACCTTAGACATATTTTCttcacataaatgatgcaatccCTGGTGATAGCTCCTTCACAGAAGCTCACTAAACCACAAATGTACCAAAACTCTGCcttcttattttgcttttgtgAGGAAATACTCCTGATTCCAGCTGGAGCAGTTAGCCCACTTGTCCATTTACTCTAATCTTCCCTATAGTGAACACTACTCCATAAGGGCCAACTGGCTATCTCCTTGACTATCCTAACAGCAAGAGAGATGCTGTTTTCACCTGTCCCCTCAGTGCAGCCAACAATGGGGAGGTCCCTGGAAGACATAGCAATCAAGGTTGGGAAAAACTTTACATAGTAGATATTTATATCTTAGAGGTTGCTATACTAGAATATccctgagattttctttttcgTTTCTTTCTTTAATGTATTACAGGTTTTTGCTTAACTTTTGTAACATGAATAGCCGGCTTCAGTAAGTCAAAGGTGGTAGCACTTTACATTTTTTCATTCAGCTATTTGTTCAttccataaatatatattgattGTCTGCAAAATGCTAACATTTTCTGCAGTGTTGGAAATGTGCTATATCTTCACTGTCCAAAACAGAaacttgaaatgtagctagtaCAGCTGAGACAATGAGTTTGTAATTTTActtacttttaattaaaatttaaacagtCACATGTAGCTACTGGCTAGTGTATTTGATAGCACAATGCTAGACACTCCTCTGGGTGCCAAGAGCAGAGCAGTGAATGATGAAGTCCTGATTGACATTTTCATGTTTGTCATGGTGCCCTGCTTATCATGGAGCCTGCATGCAGGAGGGGGACaatggagggagaaggggagagacaTTAGGCACGTAAGCAAATAAATGCACAGGAAAATTATTGAAGGCAGGATGTGTAATGAGATTGGGTTGCCGTGATAGGTTGAGTGGTCAGGGAAGATTTCTCTGAtggggtgacatttgagctgggaCCTTAGAAGTCAGACATGCAGAGGTGTAGGAGAAGAACATTTCAGGCAGAAGATTCAGGGCAGGAAGGAATTTGGAGTGAGAATTCTTCCAGGAATAGGGAGATACTGGTGTGGCTGGGGCATCATGATTGAGTGAAGGAGGAGTACGGAATGTGATAGGAAGCATAGGCTAAGTCGACATTGATCAAATCACTGAGAGTTTTGAAGATCATTATAAGGAGTTTGGATATGATTCCTAAGTGTAGTGGGAAGCCATGGAGGAGTTTTAAGTCAGGGAATGGACTGATCggatttgtgttttatttttcaaaggtcACTCACCCTGTCATGTGGAAAACAGATTGTGAAGATAGGAGAGGAAGTAGAGACAGTGCTTTGGAGCTACTGAGAGGAGCAGGAAATAGAGGATGGAGTTCTTCAGATAGTGGTGCAGGGATGGAGAGAAGTGAAGAGATTCAGGAAATGTTTTGGAGGTAGAATGAATCATAGTTGCTGATAGATTGGATAGAGCAATTCGAAAAAGAGAGAAACCTAGATGACTTCTAGAATATAGGCAAGAATGACTATATCTTTTCAATTAATCaacaaatcatttttttctggagCATCCTAACTGATCTCCCTATTTTCAGTCTGTCCTCGTCTTGTCTGCCAGAGTTAAACTTCTGAAAGTATTCAGATTATTCCTCTCCTCTATTTTAACACTTCCAATATTTCCTCGTCATTTTACATACACAAGTCTGTCAAATACATTGAGGGTGGTCCCAAGCACTTTGCAGGATGGCTTCACCTTTCCAGACTTCCCATGACCAATCCCCCCTAAAAGACCCTGTTCCCAACAAGCTGAAACCCACTCTTTTGTGCCTATTGTACTTTGTACCCtcattttctttctgcacttGAAAAACATATTCATTTTTCCAGGTCCTAATAAACCCTGGCAGAATTCGGTTTTCCTGGTAATAAAACTTCACTTGATTCACTTCCCTAAAAGTGTTTTTTCATCATGTATGATAATTAGCTGTATCAATGTCTTCAACTGACAGAATCTGAGATTTTCAAGAACAGAAATCTAGTCTTTTTTATCTCTGTATCATCACCATTTCCCCAGTGTGTGGTGGCTGCTCATAAAGGTGGGTTTAAATAAATTGTCTCCTCTGCTATTAAAAATTGTAACaggtaaaacaaaacattttctctggaAATTCAAGATGTGAAAGCAAAAGGTCTATTTGATAaaaaccaaagctaaatttcaTGAGCGAACTATTCATAAATGGGGGGCATATTCTTctaatatctatatctatatatatagatatatatatagatatatatataatccttaaaaaatactatttgttcatttttctaagccagtgttttttattttcttttcttttttttccatttttgagagggagggaggtcacagaggcttttggagtcctgATAAAAGCTATGGAATCATTTCACAAAGTCATTTCAATGCacaattttacaaataaatttaggGGGTTTCTGGCCCACTAAAATGCACTCATGGAATACATCAAGACTAGGTTAAGAGTATATTCTGTAGTTTTGtgggtattttaaaaaataatatacagtGAATATCTGTAGTGGGAGTATTGTCCATTGTTAGTAGGCTTATAGAGAATGTACATGTCTAATACTGTGGTTAAGTATGCTAAAAAATAAAGGTGATATGCTGAGTGCCAATAATAGGGTGAGATACAGGAACTCTGAAGTTTATGTGTTATTttcctataaacctacaacttctctaataaaaaaaaaaacagacaaaaaggtGAAATCCTTGTTAAGAAGGCATATAGTTTTGAAAGACCACCACATGGAATGATATAACATCAGTGTAAAACTGTTGATAAGTTTCACTTCAGATAGAATTTATTTGTAGAGCAACAACAGTGTAACCGTTTCAATTCGTACAACCACAGATCCTTTCCTGAAAGGCAAAGAGCTAACAGGCAGATAGTAaagctcaaaaagaaaaaaaaaagagagagagagagagagaaacattatAAATGGTACCACACCTGATAAAGAAATGGATTGAATTTGTCTCCTAAACACGAGCAAACATTTGGTCTCTCTTCCGGTTTTCTTCTCTGAAATATCATTGTTCTGCCTTTGAGCCGGAGGCTGTGTTATGAATGGACTCTTGGTAGGTAGATAAGAATCTGCAGCGCATATCCAGGACCCAATGAAATAATGTTTTGTTGACCATTCTTTTGGAATCAGATAACACTCAAGAGTTCAATAGAGGTAGTGGTCTATCAGGAATTCTttaaaagaaagatggaaatgcCATTCCTTGGTCAGAATCAGAACCAATTGAAGGAAGTCATTATTGGCTATTATTAATGGATGTTAAGTTGAATTTTCCTTTCAGATAAATTAGTTCTGATGGTTTTTATtggcattttttaattgaattcagtGTCGTCAGTGTGTTACTTGCCTACAAAATTTAAGTACTAAAAAAGTACCTGAACATATCCCTGAGTAAAAACTTACCAGCAGTGCTATATTGGTTTACCTCACTTTCTTTAATATACAGATAAAGCTATTTCAGTCTTAGCTAGTTAGCATCATAGGCTAGTCCATGGGGGAAGCAAGTTTGCTGATTTGATctcataaaaatatttctcacctggattgtcgcAATTGCCTCCTAACTGATCTTATTTTACCTTCACTTCCAACAGTCTATTTTCAGCATAGCAGCAGAGTGATTCCTTTCAAGCACCGGAGATTGGATCATGCCACTCCTTTGCTCAAAACCCTTCAATGGCTGGTTCCTCATTTTCACGCAGAGTAAGAGCCAATGTCTTTACACGGCCTCCAAGTTCCTCCATGAACTGGCCCTTaacctctgacctcatctcccacCATTGTTCCCCTTACACACCCCACTTCAGCCACATTGACCTCCTAGATTGTCCTTGAAGATGTCAGACACCCCTGGGGACCCTGCTCTAGCTGTGCTCTCTGTCTCATGCTCTTCCCCAAGTGTTTGCTTGGCAACTCCTTTGTCACCTTCAAGGCTGTGAATCTCAACTCACCCACCTCCTTTATCTTGACCCTCCTTATCCTGTTTAcctactttttattctttgtagAATTTAGTACTCTCTGGCAATATTAGACTtcacttatttattatgtttattgtttattgtctgtctctctaCTCCTTCCAGAATGTGATTTTCTCAAGGACAGGAATCTCATGTACTGACATATACCAAACCTCTAAAATAGTTCTGGCATACAGTAGgctctccataaatatttgttgaatcaaatgaatggatggattggCTGTCCAGCCCAAGattcatttattgattcattcaggGGATACAATAATGAGCAAGAAGTCATGGGCCTGCCTTCTGTATATGAACAGATTTTACCACTGACCCTAGGACTGAATTGACATCAGTCACAGATAGGCCTAAGTGAGGGAATGCAGGTGGTTTAGTCCGAGCTATTAAACTTTGCAAGAAAAGACATTTGTTGCAAGGATTTCAGTGATACTCCAAAAATGGAGATTACCGTCTTAATTTTTGGAGTCGGGTAACACCCTGATCCTGGGCCCTGTCCCTTTCTTAAAGTGGTCAACAGGTGAGAGACTAAGATCAAAAGTAATTGACTCCTGTGCTATTGTGTCAGAAGGCTGAATTTTAGGAAGGTAGTCATCTAGGGGCATTATAGAAGCATGGAGCTGCAAGAAACTAAGTAAAATAGTTTCtgcatttcacaaatgaggagaTTAAAGCAGATGGGTCAAGAAGCCGGGGTCCTGGACAACCATGTCAGGAGTCTAAATTTGGAATCACAGATGGCTGCAGATACATAGGAGCTGATTTCTGCTTTCATTACCCAGACACTCTCCCATCATTGCCCTCCCAAATGCTCAGGAATAGCTCCCTACTCCCTGAGCATTTAAATCAATCCTTCCTTATTAATGACCCAACATCTTCAACATGAGGTACTGTGTGCAGGCAGTTGTAAATGCTGGGGCACAATGGTTTCTTGATGTAAGCCAAGGCCTCAGGATCATGTGAGAGCAGCACTCTGAATGTCTCTAGGTCATGGTGAAGCACTGGGGATCCTGgaaatgcatgtgtgtgcaagGAAGGGAAATATCCTGGGGTCGTCTATAGATTTAATGAAGAATTATCTGGGCTATCTCAAATTCTACGATTTTTCTACTCTCCCCACCATCCTCCATCCCACCTACAAAAAAATTATGTCTGATTCCCTATTCATTTGGGTTTTCTTCATTTAGAAAAAAAGgctaaatagaaaatatttttatataaatcaaaTATATCTAGATGGATGAATAAGTGTTCTgctgcatttttcttttagttgcaaGATACTTCTGGGAAATAATTAGGTTTATCTGACAGTGGCActtgaaaaattagaaagtaaTACTATATTAAAACTGCTTAAAGTGGCATGAAAAGTAAAGAATGGATTCTAGAAGGAGCAGGCTCAGATAATCTTATTTGAAGGCTATTATAATTCTTCCACAGTAATTCACTTTATTGATAGgtacattattttttaactttgatctAAATCAAAATTATCATTGGGTGGATTATCTTAGTGAATTCTTAAATCCTGGCtaagtatttcttttattattccctAGGATCCTTCATTACTTGCTGGTTTgtagaataattttaatataagtaAGGAATTTTGAAGCAAATGTGCCTTAAAGTAAGTAACACACTCTAACAGCCAATGTAAGTGGCTTTAAGTATGACTTACTGCAGATAGCTACTATCATCTGTTTACGCAGATAATTTAAAATTGATAATGTTTTATGAGACCTCTATAAACTTTCAAAACTAGGGAATTACCATCCTTCAGTATGATTATCTGCCATCAATattcattttcagaaaaatgtatttcagatctgttctagtttgctaatgctgtggaatgcaaaacaccagagatggattggcttttataaaaaaaggggtttatttggctagacagttacagtcttaaggccataaagtgtccaaggtaatacatcagtaatcaggtaccttcactggaggatggccagtggcatctggaaaacctctgttagctgggaaggcacgtggctggcatctgctccaaagttctggtttcaaaatggctttctcccag from Choloepus didactylus isolate mChoDid1 chromosome 1, mChoDid1.pri, whole genome shotgun sequence harbors:
- the CYYR1 gene encoding cysteine and tyrosine-rich protein 1 isoform X1, encoding MDAPGLPGRPGVSLPKLILLFIYADNCLAQCGKDCRSYCCDGTTPYCCSYYAYIGNILSVDDSLWWGHLAPGAIYCCSPQRYLSPCGLATSWNLPFAHQPATTLILMLPQFDLASSKDCRVLVVACLQSAIHNSVSASIQWVSVSFYLLLFLFLPCPCFLCL